Genomic segment of Parabacteroides pacaensis:
CAGAGTGGAAGCGGAAGGGAAAGAAGTGGTTTGAGGAGGAGATTAAATATCAGATTGCCGAAGATGGTACGTATTTGCAGTTTAGTATGAATTATCACCGCGTGGTAGTACAGTTACTGACGTGGGCAATTGCCTTATCGGACAGGAATAAAGAGCGGTTTTCTGATGTTGTATATGAAAGAGCTTACCAGGCATTGAATTTTTTGTATCAGTGTCAGGATGAAGTAACAGGTTGGCTGCCTAATTATGGGGCGAATGACGGAGCTTTGTTCTTTAAATTGAATGATGCGCATTACCGGGATTACCGTCCTCAATTGGATGCTATGCATTATTTGTTGACAGGAAAGAACTTGTATGAAAACTCTTCTGGGCTTGAAGACCGAAGTTGGTACCTGCCTGATTTGAAAATTTGTTCTGAACGGAAATTGTTTGCGCCGCTCAAAAGGGTGAATGGTCCTGTTTCTTTTTCTGTAGGAGGTTACTATTTGATCCGGGAAAATGACAGTCTGACTTTTATTCGGTGTGGTAAGTATAAAGATCGTCCGGGACAGGCGGATAATTTGCATATAGATATTTGGTACAGAGGAGAAAATTTACTGATGGATGGAGGATCCTATAAATATAATATGGATTTTGGCTCTCAGAAGTATTTCTCAGGAACAGAATCCCATAATACGGTTATGATAGGAAGTTACGACCAAATGAAGAAAGGGGTTCGGTTTATATGGTTTAATTGGAGCCAGGCGCTTAGGGCTTCACTAGAAGAGACGGAAGAATATTACGGGTTTTCGAGTAAAGTCTCTTGTTTTACTTATTTGAACAAGCACATCGTGCATTCCCGTAAAATCAGGAAGTTTAAAGGGAGGCCACAGTGGGAGGTGGAAGATGAGATAACGCCTGTTTTATCCGATTGTCCTATACGGCAAATATGGCATACCGATTCGAAACGGGTAGAGTTTAGCAATGAGAAATTGGCACCGTTTGTCACAGACGGATGGTATTCCTCACTTTATGGCAGGAAAGAAAAAAATACACAAATAGAGTTTGTTTCGGAAAATTATCGTATCCGGACAGATATTTCAGTAAAAGAATTTTGCTCATGAAAATACTTTATTTTCACCAACATTTTACAACTCCAGCTTTGGGAGGAGCAACACGCTCTTATGAGTTTGCCCGGCGTTTGATAGAACGGGGGCATTCCGTGACGATGGTGTGTGGAGAAATGGCTAAGTTGAATCTTCCGGAGACAAAAATGAAAAATGTGTATCAGGGAGATGTAGACGGTATAAATGTGATACAAATAGCACTGCCTTATTCAAATAACGATGGGATAGCCAAACGGGCAATGACTTTTCTGAAGTTTGCTTGGAAAGGTATTCACCTTGCTTTATATGAGGACTACGATTTGCTGTTTGCAACCTCCACTCCATTAACTGCCGGTATTCCAGGTATTGTAATGAAATGGTTTCGGAAAAAGGCTTTTGTTTTTGAGGTACGGGATTTGTGGCCAGAATTACCAAAGGCTTTGGGTATGAAAAATCCTTTTTTGCTGTGGGGAATGAGTTTATTGGAAAAATGGAGTTATCGGAAGGCAGATGCTTGTATCGGTTTATCTCCGGGGATATGTGAGGGAATAGCAAAACGCAGCCAAAAAGGTAAAAAAATCGTGATGATACCGAATGGTTGTGATTTAGGTATTTTTTATCCGGGGAAGCGGGCTGATCTGAATTTAGAGGGAATAAAAGAAACGGATAAAGTAGCGGTTTTTACCGGAGCCCATGGCATTGCCAATGGTTTGAATGCTGTGCTGGACGCTGCTGTAGAGTTGAAAAGGATGAAAAGGAACGATATTGTCCTGGTTTTTATAGGGGATGGAAAAACTAAAAAGAGTTTAATGCAAAGGGTGGAAAGGGAAGGATTAAACAATTGTCGCTTTTTTGATCCGATGGCTAAAAATGAATTGAATAAGGTTATGGCTTCTGCTGATATAGGTATGATGATATTGGCTAATGTTCCAGCTTTTTATTATGGTACGTCCCCGAATAAATTTTTCGACTACATCTCTTCGGGATTGCCTGTTTTCAATAATTACCCGGGTTGGTTAGCCGATATTATTACAAAGAATAATTGTGGTTTGTCCGTACCCCCCGAAGATGCAAAAGCGTTTGCCTTGGGTTTAATAAAATTAGCCGATCACCTCGAATTGAGGGCAGAGTACGGTAAAAATGCTAGGTTGGTAGCAGAAAAAGAATTTGATCGGGACATGCTGGCGCATCGCTTTGCTTCATTTTTGGAAAAAACAGTTTCTTTGTGTTGAATATGTACTCTCATTTTTTTAAGCGAGCAATCGATTTTGTCTTTGTGTTTGGTGTGTTGGTTGCTATCTGGCCGATACTACTTTTGATTACATTATGGCTGCATTTTGCCAATAAAGGGGCTGGTGCATTTTTCTTGCAGGAACGGCCCGGAAAGAATGGAAAAATGTTTCGGGTAGTCAAGTTTAAAACAATGACAGATGCACGGGATGCTAATGGCAAATTGCTGCCGGATGCGGAACGCTTGACTTCGATCGGTAAATTTATCCGCTCAACTTCTCTGGATGAGTTACCTCAGTTAATCAATGTATTAAAAGGGGATATGTCTTTAATAGGTCCTCGTCCTTTGTTACCGGAATATTTGCCTCTTTATTCCAAAGAACAAGCCCGAAGGCATGAGGTGCGACCGGGGATTACTGGTTGGGCCCAGGTGAATGGTCGGAATGCTATTTCATGGCAGAAAAAATTTGCATTGGATGTATGGTATGTAGACCATGTGTCTTTCCCTTTAGATTTAAAAATAATGTTTTTGACAGTAAAGAAAGTGTTGAAAAGAGAAGGAATTAATTCTCAGTCAAGTAGTACGATGGAATCATTTACCGGAAATAAATAAAAATATGAAGGATATAGCAATATATGGAGCTGGTGGTTTTGGACGGGAAGTGGCTTGTTTAATTAGGAATATTAATAAAGAGAAGCAGGTCTGGAATCTAATTGGCTTTTTTGATGATGGAAAAGATATTAGTTATTCAACAGAATATGGTAGCGTACTTGGAGGAATAGACGAACTAAATAAATTTACTCAACCTTTAGATATTGTCGTAGCAATTGGCAATCCGAAAACTGTAGAAAATGTAATAAGTTCGATAAATAATCCCTTGATAGGTTTTCCTAATGTGATATCTCCTGATGTAACATTTCTTGATGCTAATAATTTTTCTATGGAAAAAGGAAATATAATTTGTTCCCATTGTTGGATTAGCTGTAATGTACATATAGGTAGTTTTAATACAATGAATGTAGGAGTGACAGTGGGACATGATTCTATTATTGGTAACTACAACTCGTTTATGCCTGCTGTGAAAATTTCCGGAGCCGTATGTATCGGAGATCATAATTTTTTTGGTGTTTCTTCTTGTGTATTACAACAAATAAAAATAGGACAAAATACGATTGTAGGTGCTAACAGTTTGATAATTAGAAGTACAAAGGATGAAGGCACTTACCTTGGTAATCCTGCTGTAAAAATAACATATTAATGTAATAAAAAATTGAGTTATGGATTTAATGGATTTTGTTGAAAAGTTTGCAGAACAATTTGAAGAAACGGAAAAGAGTATATTTACTTCCAACACATGTTTTAAAGAGCTGGAAGAATGGTCTTCATTAATATCGTTAAGTGTTATTGCAATGGTGGATGAAGAATATGGAGTTCGCATTAAAGGCGATGATATCAAGCAAGCAAGAACAATAGAAGATTTGTTCCAAGTGATAAATAAACGTTTATAAAATGTATAATCCATTTTCTTTACAAGGTAAATCCATTTTAGTAACGGGGGCTTCTTCGGGAATAGGGCGTGCTGTTGCGATAGAATGTTCTAAAATGGGGGCTAAGTTGATTTTGTCTGCTCGTAATAAAGAACGTCTGCATGAAACTTCTACATCCTTAATAAATAGTGAAATTCACAGGATTATACCTGCTGATTTAACTGATAATGATGTTTTATCAGATATGATGTACTTGATAGATAGTCCCTTGGATGGTATAGTGCATTGTGCAGGCATTACAAATCCTAAGCCTTTCTCTTTCATATCCTCGGAAGACATTTCGAAGATGATGAAAATAAACTTTGAAGCTCCGGTTATGCTTACCCAACATCTTTTAAAAAGGAAGAAAATAACTAGCGGAGGATCTATCGTTTTTATATCTTCTATTTCCGGAGTGTATATATCTTCAGTGGGAGGTAGTTTGTATTCAGCTTCAAAAGGGGCAATCCATGGAATAGTAAAGGCCATGGCGTTAGAATTGGCATCCAAATCTATTCGGGTAAATTGCATTAATCCGGGAATGATTGATACTAATATTTTTAAAGAAGGAATTATAACAAAGGAACAATTAGTGGAAGATTCAAAACGTTATCCGTTAAGAAGACATGGAAAACCGGAGGAGGTTGCTTATGCTGCTATTTATTTATTGTCTGCAGCCAGTCAGTGGGTTACAGGTACTAACATAGTAATTGATGGAGGATATACTTTATTATGAAAATGGAAAAAGCTTATATAAAAGATATAGCCTATTATTTGCCTGAGAAAGTAGTAACAAATGAAGATATAGTTCATGATTTCCCGGCGTGGAGTGTCGATAAGATTGCGTCAAAAGTAGGCGTTAATAAAAGGCATATTGCAATTGCCGGTGAAACAGCAACGGATTTAGCGATAAAAGCTGCTGAAAATCTTTTTTCACGAGGAAAAGTAAGTAAGGAGAATATTGATTACATTTTGTTTTGTACCCAGAGTCCGGATTATTTTTTACCAACGTCGGCATGTATAATTCAAAATAAATTGGGACTGAGAAGAGATATTGGAGCTTTAGATTTTAATTTAGGATGTTCCGGATATGTATATGGACTATCCTTGGCTAAGGGACTAATTTGTGCAGGAATAGCTTCCAATGTATTACTGTTGACGGGAGAAACCTATAATAAGTATCTTCATCCTAAAGACAAAGGCAATAGAACGATTTTTGGGGATGGTGCATCGGCCACGGTTATTAGTGGAAGCGGGATTGCTGAGATTGGGCAATTCTCTTTAGGGACTGACGGAAGTGGAGCGGATAACTTAATTGTTAAATGCGGAGGAATGCGTTGTCCGGATAAACAAAATAATGTAGAATTTGATGAAAATGGCAATCCTGTTTCTTCTGATTATCTTTATATGAATGGAAGTGAGATATTTACTTTTACGTTAGATAATGTGCCTCCTTTAATAGAGGATGTTTTGATAAGGAATCAAATGGAAAAAGACGCAGTGGATTTATTTGTTTTTCACCAGGCAAATAAGTATATGCTTGATTTCTTGCGTAAAAAGATAAAGATTGCTTCAGAGCGTTTTTACTATTGTTTGTCTGAATATGGGAACACTGTTTCTAATACAATTCCTATTGCTTTACGAAATGCCATTGATGATAAAACAATTTGTAATAAAAGTCATGTTGTTATAGCCGGCTTTGGTGTTGGGTATTCCTGGGGTGGAACAATCTTACATTTTGATGAGTAGATTATATATAATTTTATGAATAGAAAAATTTGGCTTTCACTTGCTCACATGTCAGGGCGGGAGCAAGAATTTATTAAAGAAGCTTTCGATACCAATTGGGTTGTTCCCTTAGGCCCGAATGTAAATGCTTTTGAAAAAGAATTATCGCAATATATTGGAGAAAACAAATATGTTGTAGCATTAAGTGCCGGGACGGCAGCACTTCATCTGGGACTTATTCTTTTGGATGTAAAAGCGGAGGATGAAGTAATCTGTCAGAGTTTTACTTTTGCAGCATCTGCTAACCCAATTGCCTACCAGGGAGCAAGGCCTGTATTTGTAGATAGTGGAAAGGATACCTGGAACATGAATCCGGTTTTTCTGGAAGAAGCCATTAAAGACAGGTTACGCAAGACGGGCAAACTGCCTAAAGCCATAATTCCGGTGCATTTATATGGCATGCCGGCAAAGATGGACGAGATAGTTTCCATTGCAGATCACTACGGCATCCCTATTTTGGAAGATGCCGCAGAAGCGTTGGGCTCGGAGTATAAGGGACACAAATGTGGGTCATTCGGTCATTATTCCGCCTTGTCTTTTAATGGCAATAAGATGATTACTACTTCGGGAGGCGGTGCATTGATTTGTCAGAGCGCAGAAGAAGCTAAACGGATTATGTTTTATGCTACCCAAGCACGGGAAAAAGCTCCCCATTATCAACATGAGAAGATTGGATATAATTACCGCATGAGTAATATTTGTGCCGGTATTGGCCGTGGACAGATGTTTGTTTTAGATGAACACATTGCGCGTCGTCGGGCGATTCATAAATTATATACTGAATGGTTGAAAGATATTCCAGGCATTACCGTAAAGCAGAATCCTTCGGTGGATTTTAATTCTAACTTTTGGTTAACCTGTATTTTAGTGGACTCTCAAAAGTGTGGGATAACCAGAGAAGATATCCGTTTATATTTGGAAGAAAAGAATATTGAGACGCGTCCCTTATGGAAACCGATGCATTTGCAACCTGTCTTTTTAAAGGCCTCCTTTTATGGGGATGGGACATCTGAACATTTGTTTGAAAAGGGTCTGTGTTTACCTTCGGGGCCTACATTAACAGATGAAGATATTCGCTTTGTAGTTGATTCTATTGTGTCTAAAGTAGAAATAAGGAAATAATATGGAAGAACGGTTGCCTGTTCAAGAAGAACAGGAAATAGATTTGATAGAGCTGGCGGGAAAGGTGTGGAAAAGGCGAAAATTTGTCTTTAAAGCAGCCGGATTAGGAGTTATAATAGGNTAGAAATAAGGAAATAATATGGAAGAACGGTTGCCTGTTCAAGAAGAACAGGAAATAGATTTGATAGAGCTGGCGGGAAAGGTGTGGAAAAGGCGAAAATTTGTCTTTAAAGCAGCCGGATTAGGAGTTATAATAGGTTTGATCGTAGCATTCAGTATTCCCAAGGAATATGTAACGGGAGTCAAGTTAAGTCCGGAGAATACCGAGGTAAGCAAAACGGGTCAACTGGGAGGCTTGGCTGCGATGGCGGGAATTAACTTAGGAGGAGCTGTAGGCCCGGATGCTTTGGTGCCGGATATTTATCCTGATATTGTATCAAGTACTCCTTTTTTGTTGGAATTGATAAACATCCCGGTAGAAAGTGCGGATGGGAAAAAGAAGATGAGCTTCTATGAATATATGGATGAATATCAGAGAAAAGCGTGGTGGGGATATATAATTTCTGCGCCTTTTAAGCTGATAGAGTGGGTTGTAAATCTTTTCAAAGAAGAAAAAATAGAGGATACAACTGTTGATCCTTTTCACTTGACAAAAGATCAGGAGGCTTTCATTAAAGGTATTGAGGAAAAGATTGTAGTAAGTGTGGATAAAAAGTCCGGTGTGATTACTTCCTCTGTTACCATGCAGGATCCATTAATTTCTGCTACCGTTATGAACGTTGTTTTAGAAAATCTTCAAAACTATATAACGGATTACAGAACCCGTAAGGCCAAACATGATTTGGCTTTTAGTGAAAAGCTTTTCAAAGAAGCAAAAGAAGCGTACTTTGTAGCTCAAAAGGCTTATGCGAAATATGTGGATGAAAACCATAATGTCATTTCAGCTCGGTTTAAAACGGAAGAAGAGCGTTTACGCAATGAAATGACCTTGGCTTATGGAGTGTACAACCAGATGGCGCAGCAATTGGAGATGGATAAAATAAAGGTACAGAAGGTCACTCCAGTGTATACTGTTATTGAGCCTGCTAAAGTAGCTATTAAAGCTACGAAACCAAATAAGCCGATGATTTTAATTGGCTTTGTTTTTCTCTCGATAGTAATAAGTGTAGGTTATATCCTCTTTGGAGAGACCTTGCTTAATGAATTAAAGAACATAAAAAATAAGTAGTTCCTTGATATATTATTGGAATCACTCTATATAGTATAGCTATTATGTATACTAATAATTATATTAATTGTCTGCTTACTACTGTTACCTGTATCTAAAACTCGATTATTTTTTTACTATCTCTTTACCATAGAATTAAACTAGATAACACTGAATGATAAAAATACGGGATAATGAAAGACTCATATAAAGAAATAGTACGCAGTGTCCCCAATAGCGATTGTGCATTTAAATACATAGAATTAGGACGCGGCGTATCTTTGCCCTCTTGGGATAAGGAAAAGAATAGGTTGTTGTTTGTATTGGAAGGTAAATTAAAGCTTTCTATCGCCGAGGGTTCTTTCCGCTTTTTACAGAAAGGAAGCTTTGTTTTGCTTTCCAAGGGGGAGGCTTTTAAAGGGACAGGGATGCAGCCGGATACCCGTTTGGTGATTTTCCTTTTTAACCGGGTGGATACGGTGTGGACTTCCACAAAAATCAAAAAGCTGCTGGATGCCTCGGATAAAAAAGCTGGAAAGCCCCATGAGCCGTTGTTGATAGTTCGTCCCCTAGAAATGTTTTTAAAGCTAATTGTTCTTTACACGGAAGAAAAAGACATAGACAAATCCTTTTACGCCAATAAAGAAAGCGAACTGTTATCGCTACTTTACGCTTTTTATTCTGCCGAGGAGTTAGGAAGGATGTTTTATCCTCTTTTACACACCAATCTGGATTTTAAAAGCTTTGTGGAGGCAAATTACCTGAAAGTGGAAAGCGCTTCAGAATTGGCTGATCTCGCCGGTTGTAGCCTAGTAACCTTAAATCGTAAATTCAAGGAATATTTCCAGGATACGGCTTACCAGTGGATCATAAAAAACAAAATGGTATTGATCTTAAAGCGTCTTCAGACTCCTTCGGGTTCATTAGCGGAGATTGCCAAGGAGTTCGGTTTTTATTCTGGCTCTGAGTTAAACCGCTTTTGCCAGCGCCAGTTCGGCACTTCGGCTTTAAAACTTCGCAAGCAGGCTATCGGGAAAAAGCCGGTTCGTAAAATGTAGCCTTGTTCGTTTAACGATATTTCCCTTCATTGAGCCATCTTAAAGTGCAATATACTTTAAGATGGCTTTTTTATTTTGGAATTTTATAGAAAAATATAGAGAAAGATAAACTAATCTATCCTTTTATCCTACTTTATACCTATGGTTAAAAATTAGTATGAAAGAGCAATATATCTTTGTAGTGTCAATAAAGACAAAACAATTTAAAACATTTATTTATGGCTGTAAAGTACAGAACAGTAAAAAGGAAAATTTTAACCGGTGAAGAAAAAGACAAAACTAAAGTTTTTGCTATAGCGAAAACTACCGGGGTATGCGATTTACAAAAATTGTGTAAATTGATTAGTGCACGTTCGACCGTGTCGTCGGCCGATGTAAAGGCGGTATTGGACGGATTGAATTGGGCGATGGACTTGGAATTGCAATCGGGCAATATCGTGCAAGTGGGGGAACTTGGGAATTTTCGTTTGTCGTTAAGCTCGGAGGGTGCCAATCTTGAAGAGAAATTTGATGCAACGAAAATCCGGAATGCTAATGTGATTTTTTATCCGGGTAAATCTTTACGTCTGACGCGTGATGAAGCTACTTTTACCGCGGATGATGTGAAGGTAGTAGAAAAAGCGCCGGTGCCTGATGAAGGAGGAGGCGATGATATTTTGTAGGAATGTTGACTAGGTATCCTTATGAAGAAGTACGGGCGGCTGGCTCGTACTTCTTTTTTAAAACAGAAGAGAAAATGAGAAATATTAATTTAATCGTAATTCATTGTTCCGCTACGCGGGAAGATAAGGAATATACACCGGAACAGCTGAATAGAGATCATTGGGAAAGAGGATTTGATTGCGCCGGATATCATTATTATATACGTAAAAACGGGAAAGTCGTACATTTTCGTCCGGTACAGAGTATGGGAGCTCATGCGAAGGGTTATAATGAGAGAAGTATCGGAGTTTGTTACGAAGGGGGATTGGATGTGAAGGGTAAGCCGGCTGATACCCGTACCCCCGAACAAAGGATGATGTTAGAGAAAATACTTAAGGAGTTATTATTGCGTTTTCCGAACTGTGATATTTGTGGTCATAGGGATTTGTCTAAAGATAAAAACCGGGATGGCGTTATTTCGCCGGATGAATGGATGAAAGTTTGTCCTTGTTTCGATGCAAAAAATGAGTATAGACCTTTAGTAGTGGCTAACCAGATGTATTTAGCTAAACTAAACAAACAAAGGAGTAAAAAATGGAGAGAAAGAGATTTCATCTAGCGACTTTGCAGTTAGTTACGGCTGTTATATTGACCTTTTCCGGTATACTGTTGTTATTTTTAGGATTATATCTGGCTCCTACAGGAGAAATCCATGCATCTGTTTTAGTGGGTTTCGGTGAAGTGTCTACTTTTGCAGGTGCTTTGTTCGGAGTGGATTACAGATATAAAATGAAGTATGGATATGATAAATAAAATGAAATGGATAGAGTATGAAAATGAAAGATAATTGGATTAAAAAAGTGGGTATTTGTTTGCTGGAGCGTATTATTAAAAGAATAAATGTTTTCTTTGTAACCTATTTAAAAAAGAGAAAAAAATGAATTATTACAAAGTAACTTTTCAGTATAAGACGGAAATCGCGAAGGAGATAATTAATGATGTGCTGGCTTCTGAATTAGGGGAAATTGGTTTTGAAAGTTTCATAAGTAATGAAGAAGGATTGGATGCCTATATTCCGGAGAAGCAATATGATGTAAATTTATTGGAAGAAAGATTAGCGGCTTTTCCTTTAGAGGAGGTTCAATTCCTGTATACAAAAGAGTTAGTTCCGGATCAGGACTGGAATGAAGAATGGGAAAAATATTATTTTCAACCTATCCTTGTAGCTTATGATTGTATGGTACGGGCTTCTTTTCATCCGAAAGTTCCTCAAGTGAAGTATGATATTGTGATAGATCCCCGGATGGCTTTTGGTACGGGAAACCATGAAACCACTTATTTGATGATTAAGGAAATGCTAGCATTGCATGTAAGGGATGAAGAGGTATTGGATATGGGATGCGGTACTGCGGTTCTAGCTATTCTGGCTGCTAAGAGAAAAAGCCGTCGTGTTGTAGCTATCGACATTGATGAATGGGCTTATAAGAATGCACTCGATAATATCCGGTTAAATCATACTCCGCAGATCGAGGTAAAATTGGGTGGAGCAGAATTATTAAAAGAGATGGAGCCTTTTGATTTTATTTTTGCGAATATTAATAGAAATATTTTATTGAATGATATTCCACAGTATGTAAATTGTTTGCAGCCGGGAGGGTTATTATTCTTAAGCGGTTTTTATAAACAAGATATTCCGGCGATAGAAGAAGAATGTAATCGTAACGGCTTGGAACTTATGTCATTTACGGAAAAAAATAATTGGGTTGCCGTACGTTTTAAGAAGTTGTAAAATAAAGGAGTAAAGTTCTCTCTGATAGATAAAAAGTGCTCATTTTGTCCTTGTTATCCAAATAATGTTAACAAAAGAACCATTGTAAACAGAAAGTAGTTATATTTGAATGAAAACTTAAAAAAGAAAAGGTTATGAAAAATGGAAATTTATTGTTAGGCTTAGTTCTGGGTGCTGCTGTAGGTGCTGCTGTTACGTATGTGTTAGCAACAGATAAGAAAGAAGAAATCCTCGATGCGATAACCGATGGATATAATAAGGTAAAAGATAGTGTTAAAGATGCTGTTGCTAAAATAAAAGGCGATGCAGCAGAACTGGCAGAGTAATTTTGAAGTATGGAGAAAGATTCTGAAAATATCTTCGATAAGTTGAAAGACGACCTTACAGCTTATGTGAAGTTGAAGCTTGAACTCCTGAAACTGAACACATACGAAAGGATAGGAGAATTAACTGCTACTCTTTCGTATGGTTTGGTTTTATTGTTTCTGGCTTTTTTTTCCGTATTGTTTATTTTTATTTCTTTGGGGTTTTTACTGGGCGAGGCCTTGGATAGTGCCGCTGCCGGTTTTGGCATTGTAGCGGGCATTTATTTAGTATGCTTAGGAGTTATCTTGCTGGTAAGAAATAAATTACGGGAAAAAATATTGAATGTAGTAATTGCCGCTTTAATGGCGCATGATGAAAAAAAAGATGAATCAGATAATGGACAGCAGAACACGGACACCACAGGAGAAACTGATTTTTGAGAAAGAACAGATCCGGCTTGAATGTCTTAAGAAAGAAGATGAGATAGGCGAACATTTGTCTTATGTTCAGCATCATGCCGGCAGTATGTTGCTTTCGGGCGTCTCTGCTCTTATTTTTCCTAAAGCCAAAACGTCAACTAAGAAATCATTAGTTCCTCACAAAAATTCAGAAGGCCATTCTTCACATTTGGGCTTTTCTGATTATTTATCTATGGCAAAAGATATGTTGCCGACTGTCATGGAGATTGCAAAGCCATTGCTTTTTACCTGGGGGTTAAAAAGTGCCAGGAAGTGGATCTTCAGACTTATCGGTCGGAAATAAATTCTTGATAAATAAGCGTATCTTTGTATTTTCTTCTCTTTTTGGCAAAATATTTGCTCCTCTATAAGTGAGATGATATTCAATAAATTGTATATAGGGCGGAAAAAGATATATACAATTTATTGCATCTCATTGTTTATTAGATTGTAACAAAAAAATTAGATAGATTTATGAAACAGAATAACCAGCAGGGAAAGAAGGAAACAACGGGACCTGAAGTAGAACTTGAAGATAAGAACGCGACAAATAAGCAGTCGAATCAAGAAAAAGCGACAGAAGAAATTCCTGATACTGACAAAGTGTCGCCCGATTTAGAAGAGGCAAAAAAGAAATGTGCCGAGTTAAATGATTCTTATCTCCGTTTGATGGCTGAGTATGATAACTATCGGAAACGTACTTTACGGGAAAAGGCCGAGCTGATAAAGAACGGCGGTGAAAAGGCATTAACGGGTTTGTTACCTGTTGTTGATGATTTTGAACGGGCTTTGAAGAATATTAGTTCGACTCAAGACGTAAAGGCTTGTGCGGAAGGAGTGGAACTTATTTATAGTAAGTTCTTAACTTATTTGTCGCAGCAGGGAGTAAAGCCTATCGATGCTTCGGCAGGTAAAGACTTCGATACGGAAGAATTTGAAGCAATCGCAACCGTTCCGGCTCCTTCTGAAGATATGAAAGGAAAAGTATTGGATTGCGTACAAACCGGCTACACATTGAATGATAAGGTAATCCGTCATGCTAAAGTGGTAGTGGGAGAATAAGCAAAGTAAACAAAGATGGCTAAAAGAGATTATTATGAAGTTTTAGGTGTCTCTAAGACGGCGACACTAGAAGAAATTAAAAAGTCGTATCGCAAAAAGGCAATACAATTTCACCCTGACAAGAACCCTGGAGACAAAGAGGCAGAAGAAAAATTTAAAGAGGCTGCCGAAGCTTATGACGTATTGAGCGATTCTACAAAAAGACAGAGGTATGATCAGTTTGGTCATGCAGGTGTTGGAGGTGCTGCTTCCGGCGGAGGATTCGGCGGTGGAAT
This window contains:
- a CDS encoding N-acetylmuramoyl-L-alanine amidase; protein product: MRNINLIVIHCSATREDKEYTPEQLNRDHWERGFDCAGYHYYIRKNGKVVHFRPVQSMGAHAKGYNERSIGVCYEGGLDVKGKPADTRTPEQRMMLEKILKELLLRFPNCDICGHRDLSKDKNRDGVISPDEWMKVCPCFDAKNEYRPLVVANQMYLAKLNKQRSKKWRERDFI
- a CDS encoding phage holin family protein encodes the protein MEKDSENIFDKLKDDLTAYVKLKLELLKLNTYERIGELTATLSYGLVLLFLAFFSVLFIFISLGFLLGEALDSAAAGFGIVAGIYLVCLGVILLVRNKLREKILNVVIAALMAHDEKKDESDNGQQNTDTTGETDF
- a CDS encoding HU family DNA-binding protein, which encodes MAVKYRTVKRKILTGEEKDKTKVFAIAKTTGVCDLQKLCKLISARSTVSSADVKAVLDGLNWAMDLELQSGNIVQVGELGNFRLSLSSEGANLEEKFDATKIRNANVIFYPGKSLRLTRDEATFTADDVKVVEKAPVPDEGGGDDIL
- a CDS encoding YtxH domain-containing protein; amino-acid sequence: MKNGNLLLGLVLGAAVGAAVTYVLATDKKEEILDAITDGYNKVKDSVKDAVAKIKGDAAELAE
- a CDS encoding DegT/DnrJ/EryC1/StrS family aminotransferase; translation: MNRKIWLSLAHMSGREQEFIKEAFDTNWVVPLGPNVNAFEKELSQYIGENKYVVALSAGTAALHLGLILLDVKAEDEVICQSFTFAASANPIAYQGARPVFVDSGKDTWNMNPVFLEEAIKDRLRKTGKLPKAIIPVHLYGMPAKMDEIVSIADHYGIPILEDAAEALGSEYKGHKCGSFGHYSALSFNGNKMITTSGGGALICQSAEEAKRIMFYATQAREKAPHYQHEKIGYNYRMSNICAGIGRGQMFVLDEHIARRRAIHKLYTEWLKDIPGITVKQNPSVDFNSNFWLTCILVDSQKCGITREDIRLYLEEKNIETRPLWKPMHLQPVFLKASFYGDGTSEHLFEKGLCLPSGPTLTDEDIRFVVDSIVSKVEIRK
- a CDS encoding nucleotide exchange factor GrpE translates to MKQNNQQGKKETTGPEVELEDKNATNKQSNQEKATEEIPDTDKVSPDLEEAKKKCAELNDSYLRLMAEYDNYRKRTLREKAELIKNGGEKALTGLLPVVDDFERALKNISSTQDVKACAEGVELIYSKFLTYLSQQGVKPIDASAGKDFDTEEFEAIATVPAPSEDMKGKVLDCVQTGYTLNDKVIRHAKVVVGE
- the prmA gene encoding 50S ribosomal protein L11 methyltransferase, translated to MNYYKVTFQYKTEIAKEIINDVLASELGEIGFESFISNEEGLDAYIPEKQYDVNLLEERLAAFPLEEVQFLYTKELVPDQDWNEEWEKYYFQPILVAYDCMVRASFHPKVPQVKYDIVIDPRMAFGTGNHETTYLMIKEMLALHVRDEEVLDMGCGTAVLAILAAKRKSRRVVAIDIDEWAYKNALDNIRLNHTPQIEVKLGGAELLKEMEPFDFIFANINRNILLNDIPQYVNCLQPGGLLFLSGFYKQDIPAIEEECNRNGLELMSFTEKNNWVAVRFKKL
- a CDS encoding helix-turn-helix domain-containing protein, with product MKDSYKEIVRSVPNSDCAFKYIELGRGVSLPSWDKEKNRLLFVLEGKLKLSIAEGSFRFLQKGSFVLLSKGEAFKGTGMQPDTRLVIFLFNRVDTVWTSTKIKKLLDASDKKAGKPHEPLLIVRPLEMFLKLIVLYTEEKDIDKSFYANKESELLSLLYAFYSAEELGRMFYPLLHTNLDFKSFVEANYLKVESASELADLAGCSLVTLNRKFKEYFQDTAYQWIIKNKMVLILKRLQTPSGSLAEIAKEFGFYSGSELNRFCQRQFGTSALKLRKQAIGKKPVRKM
- a CDS encoding Wzz/FepE/Etk N-terminal domain-containing protein, with translation MEERLPVQEEQEIDLIELAGKVWKRRKFVFKAAGLGVIIGLIVAFSIPKEYVTGVKLSPENTEVSKTGQLGGLAAMAGINLGGAVGPDALVPDIYPDIVSSTPFLLELINIPVESADGKKKMSFYEYMDEYQRKAWWGYIISAPFKLIEWVVNLFKEEKIEDTTVDPFHLTKDQEAFIKGIEEKIVVSVDKKSGVITSSVTMQDPLISATVMNVVLENLQNYITDYRTRKAKHDLAFSEKLFKEAKEAYFVAQKAYAKYVDENHNVISARFKTEEERLRNEMTLAYGVYNQMAQQLEMDKIKVQKVTPVYTVIEPAKVAIKATKPNKPMILIGFVFLSIVISVGYILFGETLLNELKNIKNK